The following coding sequences are from one Methanococcoides orientis window:
- a CDS encoding diaminopimelate decarboxylase encodes MVSKTVPFTKKQILEIKEQYPTPFHVYDEKAIRENARKLKDAFSILEGFTEFFAVKALPNPYILKILKSEGFGADCSSLPELLLSEKTGIVGEDIMFSSNDTPAEEFVKAKELGAIINLDDISHIEFLEETAGLPELVCFRFNPGTLKKGNAIIGNPEEAKYGFTKEQLFEGYRMLKEKGVKRFGLHTMVASNELDPSYFVETARLLFETIVEISNELDIRFDFVNLGGGIGIPYLPDQEPVPYDVIAKGVKEEYDAKIKANGLDPLKIYLECGRTITGPYGYLVTEVRHLKHIYKDYVGTDACMANLMRPGLYGAYHHITVLGKEDQSGTHKYDVTGSLCENNDKFAIDRMLPEVERGDILAIHDTGAHGHAMGFNYNGKLRSAELLLREDGSFVQIRRAETIEDHFATLDLEGLDNFS; translated from the coding sequence ATGGTGTCAAAGACAGTTCCATTCACAAAGAAACAGATCCTGGAAATAAAAGAGCAGTACCCTACTCCTTTTCATGTCTATGATGAGAAGGCCATAAGGGAGAATGCAAGGAAGCTCAAGGATGCTTTCAGCATTCTCGAAGGATTCACAGAATTCTTTGCCGTCAAAGCATTACCGAATCCATATATCCTGAAGATACTGAAGAGCGAAGGCTTCGGTGCAGACTGCAGTTCATTACCCGAATTACTTCTTTCTGAGAAGACCGGTATCGTTGGTGAGGACATAATGTTCAGCTCAAATGACACTCCTGCAGAAGAGTTCGTCAAAGCAAAAGAACTCGGTGCGATTATCAACCTCGATGACATCAGCCATATCGAGTTCCTTGAAGAGACAGCAGGACTCCCTGAGCTGGTTTGTTTCAGATTTAACCCCGGTACCCTAAAGAAAGGAAATGCTATCATTGGAAATCCGGAAGAGGCAAAGTACGGTTTTACAAAGGAACAGCTCTTTGAAGGCTACAGGATGCTCAAAGAGAAAGGTGTCAAGCGCTTCGGGCTGCATACAATGGTGGCATCCAATGAACTTGACCCATCTTACTTTGTGGAGACTGCAAGATTACTTTTTGAGACTATTGTCGAAATCTCAAATGAGCTTGACATCCGCTTCGATTTCGTGAACCTTGGTGGCGGTATTGGTATCCCTTACCTGCCGGATCAGGAACCTGTTCCATACGATGTCATTGCAAAGGGCGTTAAAGAGGAATATGATGCAAAGATCAAGGCCAATGGACTTGACCCGCTGAAGATCTATCTGGAATGTGGCCGAACCATCACAGGTCCTTACGGCTACCTTGTGACCGAGGTAAGACATCTCAAGCACATCTACAAGGATTACGTGGGAACCGATGCATGTATGGCAAACCTCATGAGACCTGGTCTCTATGGTGCATACCACCACATAACAGTTCTTGGAAAGGAAGACCAGTCTGGAACACACAAGTATGATGTCACAGGTTCCCTTTGTGAGAACAATGACAAATTTGCCATCGACAGAATGCTCCCGGAAGTTGAACGCGGTGATATTCTTGCAATTCACGACACCGGTGCCCATGGTCATGCGATGGGATTCAATTACAACGGTAAGCTCCGCTCTGCTGAACTTCTCTTAAGAGAGGACGGCAGCTTTGTCCAGATAAGAAGGGCAGAAACGATCGAAGACCACTTTGCAACCCTTGACCTCGAAGGTCTCGACAATTTCAGTTAA
- a CDS encoding ferredoxin-thioredoxin reductase catalytic domain-containing protein produces the protein MNEHERLKEHLYELGIRYAEKKGYRLNPDKEIVDTVIDGLAENKEEYGKRYCPCRIIKGDEEEDKKIICPCIYLKEEIENDGMCHCELFFKKDKAE, from the coding sequence ATGAATGAACATGAAAGACTAAAAGAACATTTATATGAATTGGGTATAAGGTACGCTGAAAAGAAAGGATACAGGCTGAATCCTGATAAGGAAATAGTCGACACTGTGATCGATGGACTTGCTGAAAATAAAGAAGAATACGGCAAGAGGTACTGTCCATGTCGGATTATAAAAGGCGATGAGGAAGAGGATAAAAAAATAATTTGTCCATGTATCTATCTCAAAGAAGAGATCGAAAATGATGGGATGTGCCATTGTGAACTTTTCTTCAAAAAAGATAAGGCTGAATAA